Proteins encoded within one genomic window of Oncorhynchus clarkii lewisi isolate Uvic-CL-2024 unplaced genomic scaffold, UVic_Ocla_1.0 unplaced_contig_450_pilon_pilon, whole genome shotgun sequence:
- the LOC139395861 gene encoding zinc finger protein 3-like: MTVTSKKAEEEEEETGYLGPVSQTHLKASDGERHDDRGSSGEPQQHHEAEEAEESFSASEHLKKQKRKRTGKKPHRCSDCGKRFTSSADLKRHQRIHTGEKPYSCDQCGKRFTDLSSLKRHQRIHTGEKPYSCTDCGKSFNVPSSLKTHQRIHTGEKPYSCDQCGKSFVSSSQLTVHQRTHTGEKCYSCDQCGKSFVSSSQLTAHQRTHTGEKSYSCDQCGKRYSGKRSLIRHQKIHEGVVP, translated from the exons atgactgtcacatCCAAAAAggcggaggaagaagaggaggaaacggGATATCTGGGCCCAgtttcccaaacgcatcttaaggCGTCCGATG gagagagacatgacgatcgtggatcctctggggagcctcaacaacatcatgaagctgaagaggcagaggagagttTTTCCGCATCAGAACATCTCAAGAAACAGAAGCGGAAACGCACAGGGAAGAAACCTCaccgctgctctgactgtgggaagagattcacatCTTCAGCAGACCTCAAAAGACATCAGAGAATccatacaggagagaaaccatatagctgtgatcaatgtgggaagagatttactgATCTAAGCAGCCTGAAAagacaccagagaattcacactggagagaaaccttatagctgcactgactgtgggaagagttttaatgTTCCAAGCAGCCTGAAAACGCACCAAAGAATTCAcacgggagagaaaccttatagctgtgatcaatgtgggaagagctttgttTCATCTAGCCAGCTGactgtacaccagagaacacacacaggagagaaatgttatagctgtgatcaatgtgggaagagttttgtttctTCTAGCCAGCTGACtgcacaccagagaacacacacaggagagaaatcgtatagctgtgatcaatgtgggaagagatactctggtaaaagatctctgattagacatcagaaaatacatgaaggagttgttcCATGA